In Solimonas sp. K1W22B-7, the DNA window CCTGGGCGCGGAAGCGGTAGTAGTAGCTGGTGGCCGGCAGCAGGCCGTCGGCGTCCACCTTGACGGTGTAGTCGCGCGCCGCGCTGGTGCTGGTCTGCCCGCGACGCACGATGTTGGCGAAGCCCGGGTCGGTGGCCAGTTCGTAGCTCACCGCCACACTGGAATCCACACCGCTGACGCGGGTCCACAGGATCACGCGGTCCGACAGCGGATCGCCGCTGGCGACGCCGTGCAGGAACTCCGCATTGCCGCTGCCGCCGTCGGCGCGCGGATCGGAGCTGCCGCAGCCGGGCAGCAGCGGCAGGGCGCCGATGGCGGCGGCACTGCCGGCGCGGCGCAGGAAATCACGGCGGCTGAGGCCGCTCTTGCGGCGGGTGGAACGACGGCGGGGTCCGGACATGGTGCTGCTCCCTGGATGCTATGAGTTGTTTACGGGCAGGTGCCGGAGGGACAGGCGGAGAACGGCAGCGTCACCTCGAAGGTGATGCCGCTGCCGCCACGGCCCACGCGGCCGCTGCGCTGGGCGCTGAAGTACAGGCGGCTGCCGTCGGGCGAGAACGCCGGCCCGGTAATTTCGGAGCTGGTGTCGGGCTCGCCGGCGGCGTTGGTGACCTGCAGCAGCGGCAGCACGCGACGGTCCGGCAGGATCACGCAGACCTGCATGTCGCCGCCGTCCTCGGCCACCAGCACGTCGCCGAATTCGCTGACCGTGAGGTTGTCGACGCCGCTGAGGATCTTGTCGCTGCCGCTGGCCTTGTCGAAGTCGTAGACCACTTCCAGGGTCTGGGCGCGGGTGTCGTGGCACCAGATGCGGTTGTCACCCTTGCTGGAGAAGTACACCAGGCCGTCGAAGTACCACAGGCCCTCGCCGCCCTTGAAGATGCTGCCCGGGGCCGCATCGCCGAGGCGGTCGCGCACACCGGCCTGGGCCTGGCCGGGATCGACCACGTCTTCCCAGGTCACGGTGCGGGGGCGGCTCAGGTCGAAGCCTTCGGGCGGATACTGATTGGCCGGCAGCTCGGAGAACCGCAGCACCTGCAGCTTGCCGGCCTGCAAGGCCGGGCGCGCCGCGCCGGCCGGCCAGTCGGCCGCGGTGGGGGTCACGCGGTAGAAGCGACCCGCACCGGTGTCCTCGGTCAGGAACAGCTGGCGCTGCTGCGGGTCCACCGCTACCGCTTCGTGCTTGAAGATGCCCAGGATCGGCCGCGCCGTGCCGTTGCCGGCCAGCTGGGGGTCGCATTCGTGAACCTGGCCGCTGTCGGTCTCCTCGCAGGACAGCCAGGTGCCCCAGGGCGTCTTGCCGCCGGCGCAGTTGCTGCTGGTGCCGCGCAGGATGCGGTAGGAACCGGTGATTTCGCCGCTGCGGTCGAACTTCACCGCGCCGACGCCGCCGATCAGGGGTACCTCGGAGTTCGAGGTATAGACCCAGCCGCCGTCGGCCGTGGGGAACGTGGCGCCGCCGTCGGGGAAGGTATGCCAGAAGTTCAGCGTGCCGGGGACCAGCTGTCCGGACACCGCGACCACGCGGGAAGTGAAGCCGGCCGGCAGGCGCAGGCCGTTTTCGTCGGGAGCCTGCAGCGGGCCGATGCCGGCAAAGCGGCTCTTGCCGATTCCACCGCCGCCATTGCCGCCGTCGCTGTCGCCGCAGGCCGCCAGGCCCAGGGTACCGGCGGCGCTGGCCGACCAGAAGGCGGTGCGCAGGAAATCTCGGCGCGACAGCGGGCCGAAGGCCGGGTCGATCAGGCGGCTCATGGTGAATTCTCTTTCGGAAAACAGGGGCTTGGGCAGGACTTCCTGGCCCGGAAAGAGTATGTCAGCCGGATGACCGTCAGATGACAATGGCGGCCGGTAGAGCGGTTTTTCCCAGCGCTAGAACGTCGGCTTACGCAGGTTCTTCTCCTGCATCACCATGGTGGCGATCTCCTCGATCGACATGTTGGCGGAGTTCAGGAACGGCACCTGGGTGCGGCGGTAGAGCTGTTCGGCCTGGCGCAGCTCGTAGGCGCACTGGGCCAGGGAGGCGTACTTGGAACCGGGGCGGCGCTCGCTGCGGATCTGCGACAGGCGCTCCGGCTCCGAGGTCAGGCCGAAGCACTTGCTTTCCAGCCCGCGCAGGCTGTTGGGCAGCTTCTGCTGCTCCAGGTCGTCCTCGGTGAGCGGGAAATTGGTGGCGAACAGACCGTGCTGCAGGGCCAGGTAGAGGCTGGTGGGGGTTTTTCCGCAGCGCGAGGGGGCGATCAGGATCACGTCGGCCCGGGGCAGGTCGCGGGTGGACTGGCCGTCGTCGTGCTCCATGGCGTAATTCATGGCCGAAATGCGCGAGTTGTACTTCTGCTGGTTGGCCATGCCATGAGCCCGGCCCTGGGCGTGGGTGGACGCCACGCCGAGCTCCAGTTCGATGGTATGGATCATCAGATCGAACAAATCCAGGAAAAGCGCCTCGGCGGTGCGTAAAATAGCGCGCACCTCGTCGTTGACGGTGGTGCTGAAGATCAGCGGCCTCAAGCCGCCGTCCTTGGCGACGAAGTTGATGAACTCGAGCGTGCTGCGCGCCTTGTCCGGGTTGTTCACGAACGGCAGCGTGGTGGTCTTGAATTCCACGGCCTCGAACTGGGTCAGCAGGGTATGTCCCAGGGTCTCGGCGGTGATGCCGGTGCCGTCGGATACGAAGAAGACATGGCGCAGCGGCGTCATTGTGTTGAGTTTCAATAGTTTGTGTGGTTCTGCCACTTATAAACCATAACGTGCGGCTTTCGCACGCCCCTAAGCTTGCAACAGGTAAAGAACGTGAGCCAAAACGTCCTCTGGTACTCCGAACTCGGCATGCACGACGTCGAAATCGTCGGCGGCAAGAACGCCTCCCTCGGCGAGATGATCCGCAACCTGGCCGCCAGCGGCGTCAAGGTGCCGAACGGCTTCGCCACCACGGCCTCCGCCTACCGCGAGTTCCTGTCCCACGAGGGCCTGGCCGCCCGCATCAACGACATGCTGACCCAGCTGGACGTGGATGACGTGGTCGAGCTGGCCCGGGTCGGCAAGCTGATCCGCGAGGCCTGCATCAAGGCACCCTTCCCGGCCGCCCTGGAAACCGAGATCCGCGAGGCCTACGGCAAGCTGCTGGCCGAGTCCACCGCCGAGATCTCCGTGGCCGTGCGCTCCTCCGCCACCGCCGAGGACCTGCCGGACGCCTCCTTCGCCGGCCAGCAGGAGACCTTCCTCAACGTCCAGGGCATCGACAACGTCCTGCACGCGATCAAGGAGGTCTTCGCCTCCCTGTTCAACGACCGCGCCATCGCCTACCGCGTGCACCACAACTTCGAGCATGCCGCCGTGGCGCTGTCCGCCGGCGTGCAGCGCATGGTGCGCTCCGACAAGGGCGCCTCGGGCGTGATGTTCACCATGGACACCGAGTCCGGCTTCCGCGAGGCGGTGTTCATCACCTCCTCCTACGGCCTCGGCGAAGCCGTGGTCCAGGGCGCCGTCAACCCCGACGAGTTCTACGCCTACAAGCCCAACCTGCGCGCCGGCCGGCCGTCGGTGCTCAAGCGCGGCCTCGGCGAGAAGGCCAAGAAGATGGTCTATTCGGCCGACCGCAAGCTGGGCCGCACGGTGGAGTTCACGCCGGTCTCCAGCGAAGAGCGCAACCGCTTCAGCCTCAACGACGCCGAGATCGAGGCGCTGGCGAAGCAGGCGCTGATCATCGAGGACCACTACGGCCGCCCGATGGACATCGAGTGGGGCAAGGACGGCATCGACGGCCAGCTCTACATCCTGCAGGCGCGCCCGGAGACCGTGCAGTCGCGCACCTCCGCCAACACGCTGCGCCGCTACAAGCTCAAGGGCAAGGGCGAACTGCTCACCACCGGCCGCGCCATCGGCCAGAAGATCGGCGCCGGCAAGGTCCGCATCCTGACCTCCATCGCCGAGATGACCCGCGTGCAGAACGGCGACGTGCTGGTCACCGACATGACCGATCCCGACTGGGAGCCGATCATGAAGCGCGCCAGCGCCATCGTGACCAACCGCGGCGGCCGCACCTGCCACGCCGCGATCATCGCGCGCGAGCTGGGTATCCCCGCCGTGGTCGGTTGCGGCGACGCCACCGACAAGCTCAAGGACGGCATGGAAGTGACCGTGTCCTGCGCCGAGGGCGACACCGGCAACGTCTACGCCGGCCACATCGACTTCGCGGTCGATGAGATCGCGCTCGACAAGATGCCGGACATCCCGGTCAAGATCATGATGAACGTCGGCACGCCGGAGCAGGCCTTCGACTTCGCCTCGCTGCCGCACAAGGGTGTGGGCCTCGCCCGTCTCGAATTCATCATCAACCGCCAGATCGGCATCCACCCGCAGGCCCTGCTGGAGCTGGAAAGCCAGGCGCCGGAAGTGCGCCGCATCATCGACCCGATGATCGCGCCCTACGGCAAGCCGGTGGACTACTTCGTCAAGCGCCTGTCCGAAGGCATCGCCACCATCGCCGCCGCCTTCGCGCCGGAGCCGGTGATCGTGCGCCTGTCGGACTTCAAGTCCAACGAGTACGCCAATCTCGTCGGCGGCCGCCGCTACGAGCCGCATGAAGAGAACCCGATGCTGGGTTTCCGCGGCGCCTCGCGCTACATCAGCCAGAGCTTCCGTTCCTGCTTCGAGATGGAATGCCAGGCGCTGAAGTACGTACGCGACGAAATGGGCCTGACCAACATCAAGATCATGGTGCCCTTCGTGCGCACCACCGACGAGGCCCGCCAGGTCGTCGAGATCCTGGCCGCCAATGGCCTGGAGCGCGGCAAGAACGGCCTGCAGCTGATCATGATGTGCGAGCTGCCCAGCAACGCCGTGCTGGCCGAGCAGTTCCTCGAGTACTTCGACGGCTTCTCGATCGGCTCCAACGACATGACCCAGCTGACCCTGGGCCTGGACCGCGACTCCGGCCTGATCGCCCATCTGTTCGACGAGCGCAACGAGGCGGTCAAGGCGATGCTGAGCATGGCGATCACCGCCTGCCGCAAGCAGGGCAAGTACATCGGCATCTGCGGCCAGGGGCCTTCGGACCACCCGGAACTGGCCAAGTGGCTGCTCGACCAGAAGATCGAGTCCATGTCGCTCAACCCGGATACCGTGGTGGAGACCTGGCTGTTCCTGGCCGGCCAGAAGGCAGGCTGAGGATGAGGATGCTGGCCAGGCTGCTGCTGGTCCTCGGACTGGCAGCGGCCGCGTCCTGCCGCGCGGAGGCGCCGCCCGCAAAGGCGGCCGCCCCGTTCGACTACTGGATCCTGGCCCTGTCCTGGTCGCCGGAGTACTGCGCCTCCAGCAGCAGCAACGGCGACACGCAGTGCGAACGGGCCTACCAGTTCGTGGTGCATGGCCTGTGGCCGCAGTATGAAATCGGCTTCCCGCGCGACTGCGGCCGCACCAAGGCCGTACCGGGCCGGCTGGTGGAACGCATGCTGCCGCTGATGCCCAGCGAGCGGCTGATCGAGCACGAGTGGCGCAAGCACGGTGCCTGCAGCGGGCTCGACGTGCAGGAGTACTTCCTGCAGACCGAGCGTGCGCGGCGGCGCATCGTGATCCCCGATGCTTACGCCGCGCCGGACAAGCCCATCGTCAGCAACGTGGCGGAAATCGAGCGGCGTTTCATGCAGGCCAACCCTGGCCTGCAGTCCGACGGCATCGCCCTGAGCTGCAAGAGCCGCTGGCTCAGCGAGGTCCGCATCTGCCTGGACCAGGACTTCGGCTTCCGCGCATGCGGCCGGGACGTCGGCGACCGCTGCCGCGGCGAGGTCAGCATCCGGCCAAGCAGGCCGGGACGGCGCTGAAGCCACTCTGAAACGACAAGGCCCGCATTGCGGGCCTTGTCGTTTCAGAGCTGACGGACTGCTACAGCCAGTTCATCGCCTTGCGCAGCTTCTCTCGCGCGTCGTCCTCAAGGACGTCGCCATGCGCCAGCACCAGGCGCTCGAAGGGCCACTGCAGGATGCGGTCGAAACTCGCCCGGGCCTTGCGGCGGTTGACGTAGACCAGCCGCAGCATGCGGTGCCAGCCGACCTCGCCGAGGATGCCGCCGAGCCGCAGGTACCAGC includes these proteins:
- a CDS encoding alkaline phosphatase PhoX; this translates as MSRLIDPAFGPLSRRDFLRTAFWSASAAGTLGLAACGDSDGGNGGGGIGKSRFAGIGPLQAPDENGLRLPAGFTSRVVAVSGQLVPGTLNFWHTFPDGGATFPTADGGWVYTSNSEVPLIGGVGAVKFDRSGEITGSYRILRGTSSNCAGGKTPWGTWLSCEETDSGQVHECDPQLAGNGTARPILGIFKHEAVAVDPQQRQLFLTEDTGAGRFYRVTPTAADWPAGAARPALQAGKLQVLRFSELPANQYPPEGFDLSRPRTVTWEDVVDPGQAQAGVRDRLGDAAPGSIFKGGEGLWYFDGLVYFSSKGDNRIWCHDTRAQTLEVVYDFDKASGSDKILSGVDNLTVSEFGDVLVAEDGGDMQVCVILPDRRVLPLLQVTNAAGEPDTSSEITGPAFSPDGSRLYFSAQRSGRVGRGGSGITFEVTLPFSACPSGTCP
- the ppsR gene encoding posphoenolpyruvate synthetase regulatory kinase/phosphorylase PpsR encodes the protein MKLNTMTPLRHVFFVSDGTGITAETLGHTLLTQFEAVEFKTTTLPFVNNPDKARSTLEFINFVAKDGGLRPLIFSTTVNDEVRAILRTAEALFLDLFDLMIHTIELELGVASTHAQGRAHGMANQQKYNSRISAMNYAMEHDDGQSTRDLPRADVILIAPSRCGKTPTSLYLALQHGLFATNFPLTEDDLEQQKLPNSLRGLESKCFGLTSEPERLSQIRSERRPGSKYASLAQCAYELRQAEQLYRRTQVPFLNSANMSIEEIATMVMQEKNLRKPTF
- the ppsA gene encoding phosphoenolpyruvate synthase; this translates as MHDVEIVGGKNASLGEMIRNLAASGVKVPNGFATTASAYREFLSHEGLAARINDMLTQLDVDDVVELARVGKLIREACIKAPFPAALETEIREAYGKLLAESTAEISVAVRSSATAEDLPDASFAGQQETFLNVQGIDNVLHAIKEVFASLFNDRAIAYRVHHNFEHAAVALSAGVQRMVRSDKGASGVMFTMDTESGFREAVFITSSYGLGEAVVQGAVNPDEFYAYKPNLRAGRPSVLKRGLGEKAKKMVYSADRKLGRTVEFTPVSSEERNRFSLNDAEIEALAKQALIIEDHYGRPMDIEWGKDGIDGQLYILQARPETVQSRTSANTLRRYKLKGKGELLTTGRAIGQKIGAGKVRILTSIAEMTRVQNGDVLVTDMTDPDWEPIMKRASAIVTNRGGRTCHAAIIARELGIPAVVGCGDATDKLKDGMEVTVSCAEGDTGNVYAGHIDFAVDEIALDKMPDIPVKIMMNVGTPEQAFDFASLPHKGVGLARLEFIINRQIGIHPQALLELESQAPEVRRIIDPMIAPYGKPVDYFVKRLSEGIATIAAAFAPEPVIVRLSDFKSNEYANLVGGRRYEPHEENPMLGFRGASRYISQSFRSCFEMECQALKYVRDEMGLTNIKIMVPFVRTTDEARQVVEILAANGLERGKNGLQLIMMCELPSNAVLAEQFLEYFDGFSIGSNDMTQLTLGLDRDSGLIAHLFDERNEAVKAMLSMAITACRKQGKYIGICGQGPSDHPELAKWLLDQKIESMSLNPDTVVETWLFLAGQKAG
- a CDS encoding ribonuclease T2 family protein; protein product: MLARLLLVLGLAAAASCRAEAPPAKAAAPFDYWILALSWSPEYCASSSSNGDTQCERAYQFVVHGLWPQYEIGFPRDCGRTKAVPGRLVERMLPLMPSERLIEHEWRKHGACSGLDVQEYFLQTERARRRIVIPDAYAAPDKPIVSNVAEIERRFMQANPGLQSDGIALSCKSRWLSEVRICLDQDFGFRACGRDVGDRCRGEVSIRPSRPGRR